Proteins from one Juglans microcarpa x Juglans regia isolate MS1-56 chromosome 1S, Jm3101_v1.0, whole genome shotgun sequence genomic window:
- the LOC121246926 gene encoding 26S proteasome regulatory subunit 7A, producing the protein MAPEPEDDFKDEKNPRPLDEDDIALLKTYGLGPYSTSIKKVEKEIKEMAKKVNDLCGIKESDTGLAAPSQWDLVSDKQMMQEEQPLQVARCTKIINPNTEDAKYVINVKQIAKFVVGLGDKVSPTDIEEGMRVGVDRNKYQIQIPLPPKIDPSVTMMTVEEKPDVTYNDVGGCKEQIEKMREVVELPMLHPEKFVKLGIDPPKGVLCYGPPGTGKTLLARAVANRTDACFIRVIGSELVQKYVGEGARMVRELFQMARSKKACIVFFDEVDAIGGARFDDGVGGDNEVQRTMLEIVNQLDGFDARGNIKVLMATNRPDTLDPALLRPGRLDRKVEFGLPDLESRTQIFKIHTRTMNCERDIRFELLARLCPNSTGADIRSVCTEAGMYAIRARRKTVTEKDFLDAVNKVIKGYQKFSATPKYMVYN; encoded by the exons ATGGCGCCTGAGCCCGAAGATGATTTCAAAGACGAGAAGAATCCTCGTCCGCTCGATGAGGATGACATCGCACTTCTTAAAACTTAC GGTTTGGGTCCCTATTCTACAAGCATCAAGAAAGTAgagaaagaaattaaggaaatgGCTAAGAAAGTCAATGATTTATGTG gtatcaAAGAATCTGACACTGGATTAGCTGCACCAAGTCAGTGGGATCTAGTATCTGATAAGCAAATGATGCAGGAGGAGCAGCCTCTGCAG GTGGCTAGATGCACGAAGATCATCAATCCAAACACTGAAGATGCCAAGTACGTTATAAATGTTAAGCAAATTGCTAAG TTTGTTGTTGGGCTAGGTGACAAGGTTTCCCCAACTGACATAGAAGAAGGCATGCGTGTGGG GGTTGATCGCAATAAATATCAGATCCAGATTCCCTTGCCTCCAAAAATTGACCCAAGTGTGACCATGATGACAGTTGAGGAAAAGCCTGATGTGACCTATAATGATGTTGGTGGATGCAAGGAGCAGATTGAAAAGATGCGAGAA GTTGTTGAGCTGCCCATGCTTCATCCTGAGAAATTTGTGAAGCTTGGAATTGATCCTCCCAAGGGTGTTCTCTGCTATGGTCCTCCAGGAACGGGTAAAACACTTTTAGCTAGAGCAGTGGCTAATAGAACTGATGCTTGCTTCATTCGTGTTATTGGGAGTGAGCTTGTTCAGAAATATGTTGGGGAGGGTGCTCGAATGGTTCGAGAACTATTCCAG ATGGCACGTTCAAAAAAGGcttgtattgtattttttgaTGAAGTTGATGCCATAGGAGGTGCACGTTTTGATGATGGTGTTGGTGGAGACAATGAGGTTCAGCGTACAATGCTTGAAATTGTGAATCAGCTTGATGGTTTTGATGCTCGTGGAAACATCAAAGTTCTAATGGCTACAAATAG GCCTGACACCCTAGATCCTGCACTTCTACGTCCCGGACGATTAGATCGTAAGGTTGAATTTGGCCTTCCTGATCTGGAGAGTAGGACGCAGATATTTAAGATCCACACACGAACAATGAACTGTGAAAGAGATATCCGATTTGAACTTCTGGCCCGGCTTTGCCCAAATTCCACCG GAGCCGACATAAGGAGTGTGTGCACAGAAGCTGGAATGTATGCTATCCGAGCACGGAGGAAGACGGTGACAGAGAAAGACTTCCTTGATGCCGTGAACAAAGTCATCAAGGGATACCAGAAGTTTAGTGCAACGCCCAAGTACATGGTCTACAACTGA
- the LOC121246925 gene encoding O-fucosyltransferase 36-like isoform X2: MERDSLADDEEDRRNLIAQDEDVKHLPSPTRSAFRIDELHSSIRRRFRLHFNKRFDHLRESELRALYLLRQQQLGLFSLLNNSHLGTENLSLVPSTALLEDLKSNVLKQISLNKEIQQVLLSSHRYGNLSEFQSDFQDPNFGGGYGFGRCREVDQKTNERRTIEWKPKSNKYLFAICMSGQMSNHLICLEKHMFFAALLNRVLVIPSSRVDYQYHRVLDIGHINECFGRKVVVSFEEFSEAKKTHMHLDRFICYFSLPQPCYVDEERIKRLKSLGISMGKPEPAWVEDIKKPNKRTAQEVQSKFSSDDNVIAIGDIFFADVEHDWVMQPGGPLAHKCKTPIEPSRLIMLTAQRFIQTFLGKNFVALHFRRHGFLKFCNAKGPSCFFPIPQAADCITRVVEKSSASVVYLSTDAAESETSLLQSLVVLKGKPVPLVKRPPRNSAEKWDALLYRHGLEGDSQVEAMLDKTICAMSSAFIGAPGSTFTEDILRLRKDWGSASTCDEYLCQGEVPNFIAGME, from the exons ATGGAAAGAGATTCATTGGCGGACGATGAGGAAGACCGCCGGAACCTGATCGCACAAGACGAAGACGTCAAGCACCTCCCTTCCCCCACTCGCTCGGCCTTCCGCATTGACGAACTCCACTCGTCAATACGCCGCCGTTTTCGCCTCCACTTCAATAAGAG ATTCGATCACTTGCGCGAATCCGAATTGCGCGCTCTTTATTTGTTGAGGCAACAGCAATTAGGGCTTTTCAGTTTATTGAACAACTCTCATTTGGGAACCGAGAACCTTTCATTGGTACCCTCGACCGCATTGCTCGAAGATCTTAAATCCAACGTTCTCAAGCAGATTTCCTTGAATAAAGAGATTCAGCAGGTACTCTTGTCGTCCCACCGGTACGGGAACTTGTCCGAGTTCCAATCAGATTTTCAAGATCCTAATTTCGGGGGTGGTTATGGTTTTGGTAGGTGTAGGGAGGTGGACCAGAAGACGAATGAACGAAGAACCATCGAGTGGAAGCCGAaatcaaataagtacttgttcGCGATTTGCATGTCCGGGCAGATGTCCAACCATTTGATCTGCTTGGAGAAGCATATGTTCTTTGCAGCTCTACTCAACCGGGTTTTGGTCATTCCGAGCTCCAGAGTAGATTACCAGTATCATAGGGTGTTGGATATTGGACATATTAACGAATGCTTTGGAAGAAAGGTTGTTGTTTCGTTTGAAGAGTTCTCTGAGGCTAAGAAGACTCACATGCACCTAGATAGgtttatatgttatttttcaCTTCCTCAGCCTTGCTATGTGGATGAGGAGCGTATCAAGAGGCTGAAATCGTTGGGAATTTCGATGGGGAAGCCTGAGCCTGCTTGGGTCGAGGATATTAAGAAGCCAAACAAGAGGACTGCTCAAGAGGTTCAGTCCAAGTTCTCCTCAGACGACAATGTTATTGCAATTGGAGACATTTTCTTTGCGGATGTGGAGCACGATTGGGTGATGCAGCCAGGTGGCCCCCTTGCTCATAAATGCAAGACGCCCATCGAACCGAGTCGTCTTATTATGCTTACCGCCCAGCGTTTCATTCAGACATTCTTGGGAAAGAATTTCGTAGCACTTCACTTCCGGAGACACGGCTTCTTGAAGTTCTG CAATGCTAAAGGGCCTAGTTGCTTTTTCCCCATTCCTCAAGCTGCAGACTGCATCACTCGAGTAGTTGAAAAATCCAGTGCATCAGTTGTATATCTTTCAACCGATGCAGCAGAAAGTGAAACTAGTTTGCTGCAGTCACTTGTTGTGCTAAAGGGGAAGCCTGTACCGCTTGTTAAAAGGCCTCCTCGTAATTCAGCTGAAAAATGGGATGCTTTGTTATACAGACATGGCCTTGAGGGTGACTCTCAG GTGGAAGCTATGCTTGATAAGACAATATGCGCCATGTCGAGTGCGTTCATTGGAGCCCCTGGATCCACTTTCACAGAGGACATTTTGCGACTCAGGAAGGACTGGGGTTCAGCATCTACGTGTGATGAGTACCTCTGCCAAGGCGAAGTCCCAAACTTCATTGCAGGCATGGAATGA
- the LOC121246925 gene encoding O-fucosyltransferase 36-like isoform X1, translating to MERDSLADDEEDRRNLIAQDEDVKHLPSPTRSAFRIDELHSSIRRRFRLHFNKRYLLVILLPLPILILYFSTDVRNLFPSDSRFDHLRESELRALYLLRQQQLGLFSLLNNSHLGTENLSLVPSTALLEDLKSNVLKQISLNKEIQQVLLSSHRYGNLSEFQSDFQDPNFGGGYGFGRCREVDQKTNERRTIEWKPKSNKYLFAICMSGQMSNHLICLEKHMFFAALLNRVLVIPSSRVDYQYHRVLDIGHINECFGRKVVVSFEEFSEAKKTHMHLDRFICYFSLPQPCYVDEERIKRLKSLGISMGKPEPAWVEDIKKPNKRTAQEVQSKFSSDDNVIAIGDIFFADVEHDWVMQPGGPLAHKCKTPIEPSRLIMLTAQRFIQTFLGKNFVALHFRRHGFLKFCNAKGPSCFFPIPQAADCITRVVEKSSASVVYLSTDAAESETSLLQSLVVLKGKPVPLVKRPPRNSAEKWDALLYRHGLEGDSQVEAMLDKTICAMSSAFIGAPGSTFTEDILRLRKDWGSASTCDEYLCQGEVPNFIAGME from the exons ATGGAAAGAGATTCATTGGCGGACGATGAGGAAGACCGCCGGAACCTGATCGCACAAGACGAAGACGTCAAGCACCTCCCTTCCCCCACTCGCTCGGCCTTCCGCATTGACGAACTCCACTCGTCAATACGCCGCCGTTTTCGCCTCCACTTCAATAAGAGGTACCTACTCGTCatcctccttcctcttcccatCCTCATCCTCTACTTCTCCACCGACGTCCGCAACCTTTTCCCTTCTGACAGCAGATTCGATCACTTGCGCGAATCCGAATTGCGCGCTCTTTATTTGTTGAGGCAACAGCAATTAGGGCTTTTCAGTTTATTGAACAACTCTCATTTGGGAACCGAGAACCTTTCATTGGTACCCTCGACCGCATTGCTCGAAGATCTTAAATCCAACGTTCTCAAGCAGATTTCCTTGAATAAAGAGATTCAGCAGGTACTCTTGTCGTCCCACCGGTACGGGAACTTGTCCGAGTTCCAATCAGATTTTCAAGATCCTAATTTCGGGGGTGGTTATGGTTTTGGTAGGTGTAGGGAGGTGGACCAGAAGACGAATGAACGAAGAACCATCGAGTGGAAGCCGAaatcaaataagtacttgttcGCGATTTGCATGTCCGGGCAGATGTCCAACCATTTGATCTGCTTGGAGAAGCATATGTTCTTTGCAGCTCTACTCAACCGGGTTTTGGTCATTCCGAGCTCCAGAGTAGATTACCAGTATCATAGGGTGTTGGATATTGGACATATTAACGAATGCTTTGGAAGAAAGGTTGTTGTTTCGTTTGAAGAGTTCTCTGAGGCTAAGAAGACTCACATGCACCTAGATAGgtttatatgttatttttcaCTTCCTCAGCCTTGCTATGTGGATGAGGAGCGTATCAAGAGGCTGAAATCGTTGGGAATTTCGATGGGGAAGCCTGAGCCTGCTTGGGTCGAGGATATTAAGAAGCCAAACAAGAGGACTGCTCAAGAGGTTCAGTCCAAGTTCTCCTCAGACGACAATGTTATTGCAATTGGAGACATTTTCTTTGCGGATGTGGAGCACGATTGGGTGATGCAGCCAGGTGGCCCCCTTGCTCATAAATGCAAGACGCCCATCGAACCGAGTCGTCTTATTATGCTTACCGCCCAGCGTTTCATTCAGACATTCTTGGGAAAGAATTTCGTAGCACTTCACTTCCGGAGACACGGCTTCTTGAAGTTCTG CAATGCTAAAGGGCCTAGTTGCTTTTTCCCCATTCCTCAAGCTGCAGACTGCATCACTCGAGTAGTTGAAAAATCCAGTGCATCAGTTGTATATCTTTCAACCGATGCAGCAGAAAGTGAAACTAGTTTGCTGCAGTCACTTGTTGTGCTAAAGGGGAAGCCTGTACCGCTTGTTAAAAGGCCTCCTCGTAATTCAGCTGAAAAATGGGATGCTTTGTTATACAGACATGGCCTTGAGGGTGACTCTCAG GTGGAAGCTATGCTTGATAAGACAATATGCGCCATGTCGAGTGCGTTCATTGGAGCCCCTGGATCCACTTTCACAGAGGACATTTTGCGACTCAGGAAGGACTGGGGTTCAGCATCTACGTGTGATGAGTACCTCTGCCAAGGCGAAGTCCCAAACTTCATTGCAGGCATGGAATGA